TGCGGGCTTGGCCGACCGGCCGCGGGATCACTCTCGAGGACGGGGTCCGCTATCAGAGCCAGATCCCCAAGGAAAAAAATTTCGCCTTGGCCATGCGCAAGGCCCGCGAGCTGAAAAAAACCTTGACCCAGCCGCGGGCCGGCGTCGCCTTGGTCGATCAGCACATCCAGCTCCTCCGCTATCTCGAGTCGGAAGGCGGGGCGGACCTCCTGCCGACGACCATCGACGCCTACACCCGCCAGAACCGCTACGAAGAGGCGGCCAAGGGCATCGAAAAGTCGCAGGCCGCCGGCCATTCCCTGCTCAATGGTTTTCCCGCCGTCAACCATGGGCTGGAAGGCTGCCGACGCGTTACGGAAGCCGTCCGGCGCCCGATCCAAGTCCGGCACGGAACGCCCGATGCCCGCCTGTTGGCGGAGATCACCCTGGCTTCGGGCTTCACCAGCTTCGAGGGCGGCGGGATCTCCTACAACATCCCCTACGCCAAGAAAGTCCCGCTGGACAAGTCCATCCGGGACTGGCAATATGTCGACCGTCTGGTCGGCTACTACGAGGAGAACGGCGTCTCGATCAATCGCGAGCCCTTCGGCCCGCTGACCGGGACACTCGTGCCGCCCTTCATCAGCCACACCATCGCCATCCTGGAAGGCCTGTTGGCCCTGGAGGAGGGCGTCAAGTCGCTGACCCTGGGCTACGGGCAGGGCGGCAACATCATCCAGGATTTGGCCGCCGTCGTCTCCCTGCGCGAGCTGGCCCACGCCTATTTCCGGGAGGCCGGCCACACCGACTACGACCTGACCATCGTCT
The DNA window shown above is from Candidatus Aminicenantes bacterium and carries:
- a CDS encoding methylaspartate mutase subunit E; amino-acid sequence: MKHFSLPWKDFLAEREEVLRAWPTGRGITLEDGVRYQSQIPKEKNFALAMRKARELKKTLTQPRAGVALVDQHIQLLRYLESEGGADLLPTTIDAYTRQNRYEEAAKGIEKSQAAGHSLLNGFPAVNHGLEGCRRVTEAVRRPIQVRHGTPDARLLAEITLASGFTSFEGGGISYNIPYAKKVPLDKSIRDWQYVDRLVGYYEENGVSINREPFGPLTGTLVPPFISHTIAILEGLLALEEGVKSLTLGYGQGGNIIQDLAAVVSLRELAHAYFREAGHTDYDLTIVFHQWMGGFPEDEAKAFAVINLGAVVAAMAKAEKIIVKTPHEAMGIPTKEANAAGLKSTRQILSMVEEQVVCADNESVREEAGLIGREVACLMKAVAAAGEGDRARGIVRAFAAGLLDVPFAPSSYNRGKVLPIRDNEGFIRVYAKGFLPLDAEIMAVHKARLDERAKAEGRAASFQMVTDDIYAISKGKLIGRPK